Proteins co-encoded in one endosymbiont 'TC1' of Trimyema compressum genomic window:
- a CDS encoding glycine betaine ABC transporter substrate-binding protein → MYVEYSGTAYGDVLKHEPISDIKKVYETAKKEYKEKYNIDVLTQFSFNNTYAIGVRADTAETYKLKTISDLQKVSGDLVLSATLEFLNREDDLLGLEKLYNLKFKKTLGVDGGPRYIALMNNESDAVDVFTTDGLIKKV, encoded by the coding sequence ATGTATGTGGAATATTCAGGTACTGCATATGGGGATGTGTTAAAGCATGAGCCTATTTCAGATATTAAAAAAGTGTATGAAACAGCTAAAAAAGAATATAAAGAAAAATACAATATTGATGTGTTGACACAATTTAGTTTTAATAATACCTATGCTATTGGTGTACGAGCTGATACTGCTGAAACTTACAAGCTTAAAACTATTAGTGATTTACAAAAAGTATCAGGGGATTTAGTATTGTCTGCAACTTTAGAATTTTTAAATCGGGAAGATGATCTACTAGGTCTTGAAAAACTATATAATTTAAAGTTTAAGAAAACACTAGGTGTTGATGGAGGGCCTCGTTACATTGCTTTAATGAATAATGAAAGTGATGCAGTGGATGTATTTACAACTGATGGGTTAATTAAAAAAGTTTAA
- a CDS encoding glycine betaine ABC transporter substrate-binding protein — protein sequence MPIVRGEILEKHPEIIPVMDELGPYLTNEVMTDLNYRADELNKRPANVARGFLVSNNLLKNN from the coding sequence ATGCCTATTGTAAGAGGTGAGATTTTAGAAAAGCATCCTGAAATTATTCCTGTTATGGATGAGTTGGGTCCTTACTTGACTAATGAGGTTATGACAGATTTAAATTATAGAGCAGATGAATTAAATAAGAGACCAGCTAATGTAGCAAGAGGCTTCTTAGTTTCCAATAATCTTTTGAAAAATAATTAG